In Penicillium psychrofluorescens genome assembly, chromosome: 5, a single window of DNA contains:
- a CDS encoding uncharacterized protein (ID:PFLUO_008339-T1.cds;~source:funannotate) produces MADVDHGSEPIQQPVPPEVPEKNGVDATTNDPESPPILTSDKPNLSEQAEWQEVRDSEPEEEDTPPYPPPKDDEEQITTEDIPPEETEEQQDETNAQESGDTAEAPEGTGPEQSISPRQEVEPQYEVPLDTRMRSDSRSTTATVGTQRGTPVSSTVFIVTALDTIGASREARRSKELEDAVQVALVNVKQEDRQPIDPELIFRPLHLASKTLSVPLQVTALDCIGKLISYSYFAFPSTPPADESPLIERAIDAICDCFENEATANEIQQQIIKSLLAAVLNDKIVVHGAGLLKAVRQIYNIFIYSKSSQNQQIAQGSLTQMVSTVFDRVRVRLDLKELRTRDIEKPEAASNLDVSDHGPASDAASVSVADQPTAKDPQAEKLTLQSFESPKEVTTVNDNAPTMVTRAKLTRSSTRSMSGIPEERDEDGSAEDDVDEIYVKDAFLVFRALCKLSHKVLSHDQQQDIKSQNMRSKLLSLHLIHYLINNHIASFTSPLVSIRNSSSSSDAMTLLQAVRPHLCLSLSRNGSSSVPRVFEVCCEIFWLMLKHMRVMMKKELEVFLKEIYLAILEKRGAPAFQKQYIMEVLERLGGDPRALVEIYLNYDCDRTALENMFQNIIEQLSRYSSTPTTTTAAHQQQAFQERQKDKPEWRQPGTLPPSLTTANVANPQPTPPGVPAEHSLKQQALECLVEILRSLDNWGSQDDQPVPVAPSSKSKSIDNSRESLDTNVGAYAASPRPETVDGGTGRSTPVPEDDPGQIEKVKQRKIALTNAIQQFNFKPKRGMKLFIQEGFIPSDSPDDIASFLLRNERLDKSMLGEYLGEGEAENIAIMHAFVDSMDFKKRRFVDALREFLQRFRLPGEAQKIDRFMLKFAERYTTQNPNAFANADTAYVLSYSVIMLNTDQHSMKVLKRMTKDDFIKNNRGINDNQDLPSEYLSGIYDEIAHNEIVLDTEREHAANLGIPTAATHVGLASRAGQVFATVGRDIQGEKYAQASEEMANKTEQLYRSLIRAQKKTAVRDALSRFIPATSVRHVGSMFNVTWMSFLSGLSASMQEAQNLETIRLCMEGLKLAIRISCAFDLETPRVAFVTALAKFTNLSNVKEMMPKNVEALKVLLDIAATEGNHLRSSWREVLTCISQLDRLQLLSHGVDEGSVPDVSRPRVQPPENRKSMQGRRPRPRSVNGPTAFRAEVALESRSADMVRGVDRIFTNTANLSHEAIIDFVGALSEVSWQEIQSSGQSDSPRTYSLQKLVEISYYNMTRVRIEWSKIWEVLGQHFNQVGCHSNTTVVFFALDSLRQLSMRFMEIEELPGFKFQKDFLKPFEHVMANSTTAAVKDMILRCLIQMIQARGDNIRSGWKTMFGVFTVAAREPYEGIVNMAFDHVTQIYNTRFGVVITQGAFPDLVVCLTEFSKNMRFQKKSLQAIETLKSTVTKMLRTPECPLSHRGADATPFQDDGTNLAKQLTRQSQEEQFWYPILIAFQDVLMTGDDLEVRSRALTYLFDTLIRYGGDFPRDFWDVLWRQLLCPIFVVLQSKSEMSKVPNHEDLSVWLSTTMIQALRNMITLFTHYFESLEYMLGRFLELLTLCICQENDTIARIGSNCLQQLILQNVTKFKQEHWTQIVAAFVELFSKTTAYDLFTAAASMSKPELKMNGEVAEAVTPTGEEAEHVLQPNGSQSTTSLNGDGDMPVPSDPPAQSEARAELEDYRPQIDQQQPAAVTAARRRFFNRIITNCVLQLLMIETVHELFSNDNVYAQIPSPELLRLMGLLKKSYQFAKKFNEDKDLRMQLWRQGFMKQPPNLLKQESGSASTYVHILFRMYHDERQERKSNRADTEAALIPLCADIISSFVRLDEETQNRNIVAWRPVVVDVIDGYTNFPSEGFDKHVETFYPLAIELLSRDLNAEIRVALQSLLRRVGETRLGVAPPVMDTISPRSSVSQRVSRSDSQATM; encoded by the exons ATGGCGGACGTTGACCACGGCTCCGAGCCGATTCAACAACCGGTGCCGCCAGAGGTGCCCGAGAAGAACGGCGTGGATGCCACCACCAATGACCCGGAATCCCCGCCGATCCTGACGTCGGACAAGCCGAACTTGTCGGAGCAGGCCGAATGGCAGGAGGTCAGGGATTCTGAGCCAGAGGAGGAGGACACGCCTCCCTACCCTCCCCCAAAAGACGACGAAGAACAAATAACAACAGAGGACATTCCGCCGGAAGAGACGGAAGAACAGCAAGACGAGACCAATGCCCAGGAATCTGGTGACACGGCGGAGGCTCCAGAGGGGACTGGGCCCGAGCAATCTATCAGTCCAAGACAGGAGGTCGAGCCCCAGTACGAAGTGCCGCTAGACACCCGAATGCGGTCCGACTCCCGGTCAACAACCGCCACCGTGGGCACACAACGAGGAACTCCCGTCAGCTCGACAGTCTTTATCGTGACGGCTTTGGATACCATCGGTGCCTCGCGAGAGGCCCGAAGAAGCAAAGAATTGGAGGACGCAGTGCAAGTGGCTCTGGTCAACGTCaagcaagaagatcgccAACCAATTGACCCAGAGCTGATCTTTCGGCCGCTTCACCTGGCAAGCAAGACCCTCAGCGTGCCGCTTCAGGTGACTGCATTGGACTGCATCGGCAAGCTCATCTCCTACTCCTACTTTGCGTTCCCGTCCACGCCACCCGCCGATGAGTCGCCCCTGATCGAGCGTGCTATTGATGCCATCTGCGACTGCTTCGAGAACGAGGCCACTGCCAATGAAATCCAGCAGCAAATTATCAAGTCGTTGCTAGCCGCTGTTCTGAACGACAAGATCGTGGTGCATGGAGCTGGTCTCCTCAAAGCCGTTCGACAGATCTATAACATCTTCATATACTCCAAGTCCAGCCAGAACCAGCAAATCGCTCAAGGCTCGCTCACCCAGATGGTGAGCACAGTCTTCGACCGGGTCCGAGTGCGATTGGATctgaaggagctgcggaCGCGAGATATCGAAAAGCCCGAAGCTGCCTCCAACTTGGATGTCTCGGATCATGGCCCGGCCTCCGATGCAGCTTCGGTGTCTGTTGCAGACCAACCAACCGCCAAGGATCCTCAAGCGGAAAAGCTCACCCTGCAGAGCTTCGAATCGCCCAAGGAGGTGACCACTGTCAATGACAATGCGCCGACTATGGTTACTCGCGCCAAACTCACTCGGTCTTCGACTCGGTCCATGTCTGGTATCCCTGAGGAAAGGGACGAGGATGGTTCGGCAGAAGATGACGTGGATGAAATATATGTCAAGGACGCCTTCTTGGTTTTCCGCGCGCTGTGCAAACTCAGCCACAAGGTGCTCAGTCACGACCAGCAGCAAGATATCAAGTCTCAAAACATGAGGTCGAAACTGCTCTCGCTACATCTCATCCACTACCtgatcaacaaccacatTGCCAGCTTCACCTCTCCCCTCGTGTCGATCAGGAACAGCTCGAGCAGTTCGGACGCGATGACACTGCTCCAAGCCGTCCGACCACACCTTTGCCTCAGTCTCAGTCGCAATGGCTCCAGCTCAGTCCCGCGGGTGTTCGAAGTGTGCTGTGAAATTTTCTGGCTGATGCTCAAGCACATGAGGGtcatgatgaagaaagagcTGGAAGTGTTCCTGAAGGAAATCTACTTGGCAATCCTCGAGAAACGTGGTGCCCCTGCCTTCCAAAAACAATACATCATGGAGGTCTTGGAGAGACTTGGTGGAGATCCACGCGCATTGGTAGAGATCTATCTCAACTATGATTGTGACCGCACCGCGCTGGAGAACATGTTCCAAAATATTATCGAGCAATTGTCGCGGTACTCGAGCACGcctaccaccactaccgcCGCTCACCAACAGCAGGCATTCCAGGAGCGCCAGAAAGACAAGCCGGAATGGCGGCAGCCGGGCACCCTGCCTCCGTCGCTCACCACGGCCAATGTGGCAAACCCGCAACCCACACCCCCAGGTGTTCCAGCTGAGCATTCGCTAAAGCAGCAAGCTCTTGAATGTCTCGTGGAGATTTTGCGTTCACTGGACAACTGGGGTTCCCAAGATGACCAGCCTGTTCCTGTCGCACCTTCGTCGAAGTCGAAGTCAATAGACAACTCCCGCGAGTCACTTGACACCAATGTCGGTGCATACGCTGCCTCTCCCCGACCTGAAACAGTCGATGGTGGAACCGGCCGGTCCACTCCTGTGCCCGAGGACGACCCGGGCCAGATTGAGAAGGTAAAGCAACGCAAGATTGCCCTCACGAACGCAATCCAGCAGTTCAATTTTAAGCCCAAGCGCGGCATGAAGCTCTTCATCCAAGAAGGATTCATCCCCTCGGATTCACCCGATGACATTGCTTCTTTCCTGTTACGCAACGAACGTCTTGACAAGTCTATGCTGGGAGAGTATCTCGGCGAGGGTGAGGCAGAGAACATTGCGATCATGCATGCCTTTGTCGACTCGATGGATTTCAAGAAGCGACGCTTTGTCGATGCGCTCCGCGAGTTCCTGCAGCGCTTTCGGTTGCCCGGCGAGGCTCAAAAGATTGATCGGTTTATGCTCAAGTTTGCAGAACGCTACACGACTCAGAACCCCAACGCGTTCGCCAACGCGGATACGGCCTACGTGCTCTCTTACTCGGTGATCATGCTCAACACGGATCAGCACAGCATGAAGGTTTTGAAGAGAATGACCAAGGACGATTTCATCAAGAACAACCGAGGTATCAACGACAACCAGGATTTGCCGTCTGAGTATCTCAGCGGGATTTATGATGAGATCGCGCACAACGAAATCGTCTTGGACACGGAACGGGAGCATGCTGCAAATCTTGGTATTCCGACAGCAGCAACTCATGTCGGTCTCGCAAGTCGAGCGGGGCAAGTGTTTGCAACTGTTGGACGTGACATTCAGGGCGAAAAGTACGCACAGGCTTCAGAGGAGATGGCCAACAAGACTGAACAACTTTACCGCTCCTTGATCCGCgcccagaagaagactgcAGTCCGCGATGCGCTCTCGCGTTTCATTCCTGCGACTTCGGTCCGCCATGTAGGATCGATGTTCAATGTCACCTGGATGTCTTTCTTGTCTGGGCTGTCTGCTTCTATGCAAGAGGCTCAGAATCTAGAGACGATCCGCCTCTGCATGGAAGGACTTAAACTGGCGATTCGAATCAGCTGCGCCTTCGATTTGGAGACGCCTCGAGTCGCGTTTGTCACTGCACTCGCAAAGTTCACAAACCTCAGCAACGTGAAAGAAATGATGCCGAAGAATGTCGAGGCCCTCAAGGTCCTGCTTGACATCGCCGCCACTGAGGGCAACCATCTTCGCAGCTCATGGCGGGAGGTCTTGACCTGTATCAGCCAGCTTGATCGTTTGCAACTTCTGAGCCACGGTGTGGATGAGGGCTCGGTGCCTGATGTTTCACGGCCCCGAGTCCAGCCTCCCGAAAACCGCAAATCGATGCAAGGCCGACGACCTCGCCCTCGCTCGGTCAATGGACCAACAGCGTTCCGAGCGGAGGTTGCCCTGGAAAGTCGCTCCGCAGACATGGTTCGCGGCGTGGACCGGATCTtcaccaacaccgccaaCCTCTCGCACGAGGCCATCATCGATTTTGTTGGGGCGCTGAGCGAGGTCAGCTGGCAGGAAATCCAATCCTCGGGTCAAAGCGATTCTCCGCGGACGTACAGCTTGCAGAAGCTGGTTGAGATCAGTTACTACAACATGACCCGTGTCCGTATCGAATGGTCCAAGATCTGGGAGGTTCTAGGTCAGCATTTCAACCAAGTTGGCTGCCACTCCAATACAACCGTGGTGTTCTTTGCGTTGGATTCCCTCCGTCAGCTGTCGATGCGGTTCATGGAGATTGAAGAGTTGCCCGGATTCAAGTTCCAGAAGGACTTCCTTAAACCTTTCGAACATGTCATGGCGAACAGCACCACGGCCGCTGTCAAGGATATGATTCTTCGGTGTCTGATCCAGATGATCCAGGCTCGTGGTGACAATATTCGGTCCGGCTGGAAGACCATGTTTGGTGTCTTCACCGTTGCAGCCCGCGAACCTTACG AGGGAATTGTCAACATGGCTTTCGATCATGTCACTCAGATCTACAACACCCGGTTTGGGGTGGTGATCACCCAGGGCGCGTTCCCGGACTTGGTTGTCTGTCTGACCGAATTCTCGAAGAACATGAGGTTCCAGAAGAAGTCGCTGCAGGCTATCGAAACGCTCAAGTCGACCGTCACCAAGATGCTGCGAACCCCCGAGTGTCCGCTGTCCCACCGCGGTGCGGACGCGACACCTTTCCAAGATGACGGTACCAACCTTGCCAAGCAGCTTACTCGCCAGTCGCAGGAGGAACAGTTCTGGTATCCCATCCTCATTGCCTTCCAGGATGTGCTCATGACTGGTGATGACTTGGAAGTCCGATCACG TGCACTTACATACCTCTTTGACACGTTGATCCGATACGGTGGCGATTTCCCGAGGGATTTCTGGGATGTCTTATGGAGACAGCTGCTCTGTCCCATTTTCGTGGTTCTGCAATCCAAATCCGAGATGTCCAAGGTGCCCAATCATGAGGATCTCTCGGTTTGGCtgtcgacgacgatgatccAAGCGTTGCGCAACATGATCACACTCTTCACGCATTACTTTGAGTCCCTGGAGTACATGCTCGGCCGGTTCTTGGAGTTGCTGACCTTGTGTATCTGTCAAGAGAACGACACCATCGCGCGGATTGGCAGCAACTGCCTGCAGCAGTTGATCCTACAAAATGTCACCAAGTTCAAACAGGAGCATTGGACGCAGATCGTTGCTGCCTTCGTCGAGCTCTTCAGCAAGACGACCGCCTACGATTTATTCACCGCCGCTGCCTCGATGTCGAAACCCGAGCTCAAGATGAACGGtgaggtggcggaggccgTGACGCCCACTGGGGAAGAGGCGGAGCATGTGCTGCAACCCAATGGATCTCAGAGCACGACATCCTTGAACGGAGATGGTGATATGCCCGTCCCGTCGGACCCTCCCGCCCAAAGCGAGGCTCGTGCTGAACTGGAAGACTACCGGCCTCAAatcgaccagcagcaacccgCAGCCGTTACCGCCGCGCGACGCCGGTTCTTTAACCGAATTATCACCAACTGCGTGCTGCAACTGCTCATGATTGAGACGGTGCATGAGCTCTTCTCCAACGACAATGTTTACGCACAGATCCCCAGCCCCGAACTCCTGCGCCTGATGGGCTTGCTGAAAAAGAGCTACCAGTTCGCGAAAAAGTTCAACGAAGACAAGGACCTGCGCATGCAGCTTTGGCGACAAGGCTTCATGAAGCAACCTCCGAACCTGCTCAAGCAGGAGAGCGGCAGTGCCTCGACCTACGTGCACATCCTCTTCCGCATGTATCACGACGAGCGCCAAGAGCGGAAGAGCAACCGTGCCGATACGGAGGCAGCCCTCATCCCTCTCTGTGCAGACATCATCAGCAGCTTCGTCCGTCTCGACGAAGAGACCCAGAACCGCAATATCGTCGCCTGGCGTCCCGTCGTGGTCGACGTCATCGACGGCTATACCAACTTCCCTTCGGAGGGCTTTGATAAACATGTCGAGACCTTCTACCCGCTCGCGATCGAACTGCTCAGCCGTGATCTCAACGCTGAGATCCGCGTCGCTCTGCAGTCCCTTCTTCGGCGCGTCGGCGAGACCCGTCTGGGTGTTGCCCCGCCGGTAATGGACACCATCAGTCCCCGGAGCTCTGTCTCGCAGCGCGTGTCGCGCAGCGATAGCCAAGCCACCATGTAA
- a CDS encoding uncharacterized protein (ID:PFLUO_008341-T1.cds;~source:funannotate), producing the protein MRGVQIFSGTSHPGLAETICERLGTVPAKADLGKFANGETSVNIGVSIRNQDVYIVQSGSEKINDSVMELLIMISACKGGSAKSITAVMPYFPYSRQSKKKSHRGAITARMLANLLTIAGVDHVITMDLHASQMQGFFGKPVDNLFAEPFIARWIQMNVPGWREAVVVSKNAGGTKRVTSLADTLKLNFGIVTTDRRRPKVNTTMADSTVFFEAMDQDSRVPKDQQPFELHLHSAETTSPAANVAQALLRPETPPAARRQSELEAADEYTDVRVRDVITGRLVQGHLVDDDYHAESELGSGGTTPGAGASGENMEVMPESMFNSMISNSSSLPPDHALGGSFDAGESDDEASVVGNDHHEKTITLVGEVRDRTVFLVDDMIDKSGSWIAAAETVVKRGGARRVYCIATHGLFGADSLDQMEACPSIDYIVVTNTFPISPAMLRRSNKLVVIDVSSLLAESIRRHHYGESVSALFHLND; encoded by the exons ATGCGGGGCGTCCAGATCTTCTCGGGCACCTCTCACCCGGGCCTGGCAGAGACCATCTGCGAGCGCCTGGGCACGGTGCCCGCTAAGGCAGACCTGGGTAAGTTCGCCAATGGCGAGACCAGCGTCAATATCGGGGTGTCAATCCGCAACCAGGACGTGTATATCGTCCAGAGTGGCagcgagaagatcaatgaTAGTGTGATGGAGCTTCTGATTATGATCTCGGCGTGCAAGGGTGGCTCCGCGAAGTCGATTACTG CGGTCATGCC GTACTTTCCTTACTCGCGccagtcgaagaagaagagtcaTCGCGGTGCCATTACCGCCCGCATGCTCGCCAACCTGTTGACTATTGCTGGCGTGGACCATGTGATTACTATGGATCTCCAT GCATCGCAGATGCAAGGATTTTTCGGCAAGCCCGTCGACAACCTCTTCGCCGAACCCTTCATCGCTCGCTGGATCCAGATGAATGTACCCGGATGGCGAGAAGCGGTGGTTGTGAGCAAGAATGCCGGCGGAACTAAGCGAGTAACCTCGCTGGCCGATACACTGAAACTCAATTTCGGGATCGTGACGACCGACCGCAGGCGACCGAAGGTGAATACGACCATGGCGGATAGTACAGTCTTCTTCGAAGCAATGGACCAGGATTCTCGCGTGCCGAAGGACCAACAGCCGTTTGAGTTGCACTTGCACAGCGCTGAGACCACGTCGCCCGCCGCCAATGTCGCACAGGCGCTGTTGCGTCCGGAGACTCCCCCTGCCGCTCGCCGTCAGTCGGAGCTGGAGGCCGCAGATGAATATACGGATGTGCGGGTGCGAGACGTCATCACGGGCCGTTTGGTTCAGGGCCACTTGGTGGATGATGACTATCATGCCGAGTCGGAGCTCGGGTCTGGCGGCACCACGCCTGGAGCGGGTGCCTCGGGCGAAAACATGGAAGTGATGCCAGAAAGCATGTTCAACTCAATGATATCCAATTCGTCCTCGCTGCCACCGGACCACGCTCTGGGTGGATCCTTCGACGCCGGCGAGtccgacgacgaggccaGCGTGGTTGGCAACGACCACCACGAGAAGACCATTACCCTAGTTGGCGAGGTGCGCGATCGGACGGTGTTTCTTGTCGACGACATGATTGACAAGAGCGGGTCGTggatcgccgccgccgaaaCGGTAGTCAAGCGCGGCGGCGCCCGCAGAGTCTACTGCATTGCCACGCATGGCCTCTTTGGGGCCGACTCGCTCGACCAAATGGAGGCGTGCCCATCTATTGATTATATTGTCGTGACCAACACCTTCCCGATCTCGCCGGCGATGCTCCGGCGGTCAAATAAATTGGTTGTCATCGATGTCTCGTCCTTGCTGGCCGAGAGCATCCGACGGCATCACTATGGCGAAAG CGTCTCGGCCCTTTTCCACCTTAACGACTGA
- a CDS encoding uncharacterized protein (ID:PFLUO_008340-T1.cds;~source:funannotate) has product MAKYPEIQGGGSLILAWQARGKHILMVGGGEVAAGRIVHALNADANVTVVCPRSGLNDEVSFRISRNQVTYIDRTFEPRDLDGADMVLCAIDDPAASTRVWQLCKERRIPANIADVPSECDFYFGSVHRDGPLQIMVSTNGNGPKLASLVRKKIAETLPSNMGAAIQNVGVLRKKLREVAPHAEEGPKRMKWMSGVCESWSLEDLVQMSEQDMDGLLTHYKAGDIPTLEQVR; this is encoded by the exons atggccaaATATCCCGAGATTCAGGGCGGAGGATCGCTGATTTTAGCATGGCAGGCCAGGGGCAAGCATATCCTGATGGTCGGAGGTGGAGAG GTCGCAGCCGGACGAATCGTCCACGCCCTCAACGCCGACGCCAACGTAACAGTCGTGTGCCCACGCTCCGGGCTAAATGACGAGGTATCGTTCCGCATTTCACGGAACCAGGTGACATACATCGACCGCACCTTTGAGCCCCGCGACCTCGATGGCGCGGACATGGTGTTATGCGCGATAGACGACCCCGCGGCCTCGACGCGCGTCTGGCAGCTCTGCAAGGAGAGGCGAATCCCCGCGAACATCGCGGATGTCCCCTCTGAATGCGACTTCTACTTCGGGAGCGTGCACCGCGATGGACCGTTGCAGATCATGGTCAGCACGAATGGGAACGGGCCGAAGCTGGCCAGTCTGGTGCGGAAGAAGATTGCGGAGACACTGCCGAGTAATATGGGTGCGGCAATTCAGAATGTTGGGGTACTACGGAAGAAATTGAGGGAGGTTGCGCCTCATGCGGAAGAGGGGCCGAAGAGGATGAAATG GATGTCCGGGGTGTGTGAATCGTGGAGCCTGGAGGATCTGGTACAGATGTCGGAGCAAGACATGGACGGTTTATTGACGCATTACAAGGCGGGTGATATTCCGACGCTGGAGCAAGTGAggtga